In Flavobacteriales bacterium, a single window of DNA contains:
- a CDS encoding M1 family peptidase, translated as NIDFLTYFDHKDVRRRMKIYTTFGNKHYDGVHWYPRISVYDRKFGWTTDQHLGHEFYGDFGTFDVELDLPYNYIVGATGNLTNRSEVLPDSLRKKLDLKNFADKEWESEPSEIIPHDATKRKTWIYHAENVHDFAFTADPSYRIGEAKWNDITCYSLVQEQHASKWQNAAEYSAKVIDVFSTDIGMYTYHKMIVADANDGMEYPMLTLDKGQDPGHRGLLVHEIGHNWFYGQVGSNETYRASLDEGFTQYLTVLGLEAIDGDTLQRNENESRYIEMYQKPILAREIRVNIPLMRFGIRDKLSRLNVHSDDFHGKIKFGGGYGQVYYKTAAMLYNLEYVLGDELFEKAIKSYFDTWKIAHPYFIDFRTSVINYTKVDLNWFFDQWIETTKTIDYRVSKVKKGKNNQFEISFERKGSLHMPLDFSVVDKAGNILDFHIPNTWFEKETKATILPKWFGWDNLNPTYTTTLEIPGGIEDVIIDPSHRLFDVNMMDNTKKPKHTFNFDYQIANYPDRMSFEHYIRPDLWYNGFDGVKFGAHSRGSYFKYKHVYDLGLWYNIGVLQQAEVINANPNSHNKFSYRFKYHTGLDKCSPNLSYSMGALYLDGLRSYNVKLTKKDRDKKNIYSLSFKSMERKNISDLQYLLYSNEWEANKLNNTLNLKYEHKYSYKRGKGHIVALLKTSTILSDYNYSNLSLTSTNKGNLGKLEINTRLFAQYGTGNNIANESSLFLAGGNPESMMDNKYMRSTGFINNDWLGYGTTTNHLQYGGGLNLRGYAGYVVPDYKKNGDVGFAYKGNTGAAFNIEVDFDKLIKLKPKKLSKYIHLDAYFFADMGVMSFVTDGSSIDLSNVRIDAGNGFLLTIKRWGGLEMAKPLTVRLDLPYFLNRIPEADANNSYFNNRWVVGVNRSF; from the coding sequence GCTACAGGGAATCTAACAAACCGTTCGGAAGTCCTTCCCGACTCGTTACGTAAGAAGCTAGATCTTAAAAACTTTGCAGATAAAGAGTGGGAATCCGAACCGTCAGAAATAATTCCACACGATGCTACGAAAAGAAAAACATGGATATACCATGCCGAAAACGTGCATGACTTCGCTTTTACTGCAGATCCTTCTTACCGAATTGGTGAAGCTAAATGGAACGATATAACATGCTACTCTCTCGTTCAAGAACAACATGCTTCAAAATGGCAAAATGCGGCTGAATACAGCGCAAAGGTGATTGATGTGTTTTCAACTGATATTGGAATGTATACCTACCACAAAATGATTGTGGCAGATGCCAACGACGGAATGGAATACCCAATGCTAACACTCGACAAAGGTCAGGATCCAGGCCATAGAGGCTTGCTCGTTCACGAAATCGGACATAATTGGTTCTATGGTCAAGTAGGTAGTAATGAAACGTACAGGGCTTCTTTGGACGAAGGGTTTACTCAGTATTTAACGGTGTTAGGTTTGGAAGCAATTGATGGAGATACGTTACAGCGGAATGAAAATGAATCTCGTTATATCGAAATGTACCAAAAACCAATTCTAGCAAGAGAGATAAGAGTAAATATTCCTCTTATGCGCTTTGGTATAAGAGATAAATTATCCAGACTAAACGTGCACTCAGACGACTTCCATGGAAAAATAAAATTTGGTGGAGGCTATGGACAAGTATATTACAAAACAGCTGCAATGCTATACAATCTTGAGTATGTATTGGGAGATGAGCTTTTCGAGAAAGCAATTAAAAGCTATTTCGATACATGGAAAATTGCTCACCCCTATTTTATTGATTTCCGAACATCTGTTATAAACTATACCAAAGTCGATCTAAATTGGTTTTTCGACCAATGGATAGAAACAACTAAAACCATTGACTACAGGGTATCTAAAGTAAAAAAAGGAAAGAATAATCAATTTGAAATATCCTTTGAGAGAAAAGGAAGCCTACACATGCCTCTTGACTTTTCAGTAGTAGACAAAGCAGGTAACATTCTTGACTTTCACATTCCAAACACTTGGTTCGAAAAGGAAACTAAAGCTACCATACTACCTAAATGGTTTGGATGGGATAATCTTAATCCAACTTACACTACTACTCTTGAAATCCCAGGTGGCATAGAAGATGTGATCATCGACCCTTCTCATAGGCTCTTTGATGTGAACATGATGGATAATACAAAGAAACCGAAACACACATTTAACTTCGACTATCAAATAGCTAACTACCCAGATAGAATGTCATTCGAGCATTATATTCGTCCGGACCTATGGTACAACGGATTTGATGGCGTAAAATTTGGAGCACATTCAAGAGGGTCCTATTTTAAATACAAACACGTATACGATTTGGGCCTATGGTATAACATCGGTGTATTACAACAAGCGGAAGTCATAAATGCAAATCCAAATTCTCATAACAAGTTTTCTTACCGATTTAAATACCATACGGGGCTTGACAAATGCAGCCCTAACCTCTCCTACAGCATGGGCGCGCTGTACCTCGATGGGCTTAGAAGTTATAATGTGAAATTGACAAAAAAAGACCGAGACAAAAAGAATATTTATTCGTTGAGTTTTAAATCGATGGAAAGAAAGAATATCTCCGACCTTCAATATTTGCTCTATTCGAACGAATGGGAAGCAAACAAATTAAATAATACCTTAAACCTCAAGTACGAGCATAAGTACAGTTACAAAAGAGGAAAAGGGCATATCGTAGCACTTCTTAAAACATCCACAATTTTAAGTGATTACAACTACAGTAATTTATCTCTAACATCAACCAACAAAGGGAATCTAGGCAAACTAGAGATTAACACTAGACTATTTGCACAATATGGAACTGGTAACAATATTGCTAATGAATCGTCTTTATTTTTAGCAGGAGGAAACCCGGAAAGCATGATGGATAATAAATACATGCGCTCAACGGGCTTTATTAATAACGATTGGTTAGGTTATGGAACAACTACGAATCATTTACAATATGGAGGTGGTTTGAACTTAAGGGGCTATGCCGGATACGTTGTTCCCGATTACAAAAAAAATGGAGATGTTGGATTTGCCTATAAAGGAAATACTGGAGCTGCATTCAATATTGAAGTTGATTTTGATAAGCTCATCAAACTAAAACCAAAGAAACTTTCAAAATACATCCATTTAGATGCTTACTTTTTTGCCGATATGGGTGTTATGTCGTTCGTAACAGATGGTTCTTCCATCGACCTATCTAATGTTCGGATTGATGCCGGGAATGGATTCTTGCTTACCATTAAACGTTGGGGAGGATTGGAAATGGCCAAACCATTAACAGTGCGACTAGACCTACCCTATTTCCTAAATCGGATTCCAGAAGCCGATGCCAATAATTCTTACTTTAATAATAGATGGGTAGTTGGAGTTAATCGGTCGTTTTAA